The Thermococcus thermotolerans genome contains a region encoding:
- a CDS encoding restriction endonuclease subunit S, giving the protein MREKPLTEFMSSKKTQPKKENSKSRGLKGPWELPEGWRWVRLGDLGKFEYGYTASATNKNTGVKFLRITDIDENGKINWLKVPFCEISERDFEKYHLEVGDLLFARIGATTGKATYIDQEVDAVFASYLIRLKVTKPEIFPKFVFYFAQTPYYWVNIREEMGDKLRKGINAKELSRILTPIPPLSEQKRIVAKLDEVSRRLEEAKRLAREAREEAERLMASALHEVFSKAEERGWEWKKIEKVAGIRGNAGVKKKLSQFDSIAFIPMELIPENGIFARYEIREPANIKSYSYSEPGDILLAKITPSFENGKQGMVPENVPNGFALATTEVYPIYIKDTNSLDRMYLFYILRSKYARKTLEDQMLGTTGRQRVPKEAVLKLKIPLPPLEEQKRIVAYLDSISERAQRLVKLYEEREKELERLFPAILDRAFRGEL; this is encoded by the coding sequence ATGAGGGAGAAGCCACTCACGGAGTTCATGAGTTCGAAGAAGACCCAGCCGAAAAAGGAAAACTCCAAGTCAAGGGGGCTCAAAGGCCCCTGGGAGCTCCCGGAAGGCTGGAGATGGGTGAGGCTTGGGGACTTAGGAAAGTTTGAATATGGTTATACAGCCTCAGCAACGAATAAAAACACAGGAGTAAAATTCCTGAGAATAACTGACATTGATGAAAACGGAAAAATAAACTGGCTGAAGGTTCCATTTTGCGAGATTTCTGAAAGAGATTTTGAAAAATATCATCTAGAGGTAGGGGATTTGTTATTTGCAAGAATTGGAGCAACCACAGGGAAGGCAACATACATTGATCAAGAGGTAGATGCTGTTTTTGCTTCATATCTAATCAGGCTGAAAGTCACAAAACCTGAAATATTCCCCAAGTTTGTGTTTTATTTCGCTCAAACACCCTATTATTGGGTAAATATCAGAGAGGAAATGGGAGATAAACTTAGGAAAGGCATAAATGCTAAGGAACTTTCCCGCATTCTTACCCCCATCCCTCCTCTCTCCGAACAAAAACGCATCGTCGCCAAGCTCGACGAGGTGAGCAGGCGCCTTGAGGAGGCAAAGAGGCTCGCGAGGGAAGCGAGGGAGGAAGCGGAAAGGCTGATGGCCTCAGCTCTGCACGAGGTCTTCTCGAAGGCGGAGGAGCGGGGATGGGAGTGGAAAAAGATTGAAAAAGTAGCCGGAATTCGGGGAAACGCAGGGGTAAAGAAAAAGCTCTCTCAATTTGACAGTATCGCGTTTATCCCAATGGAACTGATACCCGAAAACGGGATTTTTGCACGCTATGAAATCAGAGAACCAGCAAATATTAAGAGTTATTCTTATTCTGAACCGGGAGATATCCTCTTAGCCAAAATAACACCATCATTCGAGAACGGAAAGCAGGGGATGGTACCTGAAAATGTCCCAAATGGCTTTGCACTGGCGACAACCGAAGTTTATCCAATATACATAAAAGATACCAATTCACTAGACAGAATGTATCTCTTCTACATCCTGAGAAGCAAGTACGCGAGAAAAACCCTCGAAGACCAAATGCTTGGAACAACAGGAAGACAAAGAGTACCTAAAGAAGCCGTGCTGAAACTTAAAATCCCCCTCCCGCCCCTCGAAGAACAAAAGCGCATTGTCGCCTACCTCGATTCAATTAGCGAGCGCGCCCAGAGGCTGGTAAAGCTCTACGAGGAGCGTGAAAAAGAGTTAGAAAGACTCTTTCCCGCGATACTCGACAGGGCGTTTAGAGGTGAGTTATGA
- a CDS encoding class I SAM-dependent DNA methyltransferase yields MERQTLANRIEHIYEIMRAEGLSILDYVEQLSWMLFLKILSDREEERKLEAELRGERYSPVIKEEYLFHNWPKRFGVDSLGRVKDVKAFYDFIANELWPYLSSLGGSDELNKIGEIFSNVTLKVHDPHNLLEIFQNIEDIRTDEEDTQIMSQLYEETLMLMGREGGAAGEYYTPRPIVRFMVKVVDPKIGESVFDPFCGSGGFLVEAYNHMYEQAKTVEDLRKLEKAFHGQELKAQPYLIANMNTLLHGVNAKLVKTDTFSEDLHNPGELYDVILTNPPFGGKIKESNLQNLIVRTRSTELAALQYVMRKVKPGGRVGIVLPDGVLSNVTKAYVRVRKDLLEKNNVFAIVSLPQGAFANISPKGGTGPKTSLLFFERGKPTKEIWYYELVPPNGKNYTRANPIRDEDLKDALEKFEAWRKYLETGDEEWKKKALSENSWVVSIDEVKERDYDLSARNPNRRLTIEYPAPEEIIASLEEKEKRISELLREIKSVLGEKP; encoded by the coding sequence ATGGAGAGGCAGACCTTAGCCAATAGAATCGAACACATCTACGAGATAATGCGAGCCGAAGGGCTTTCAATTCTCGATTACGTTGAACAGCTCTCATGGATGCTTTTCCTTAAAATCCTGAGCGATAGGGAAGAGGAGAGAAAGCTTGAGGCCGAGCTGAGGGGTGAGCGGTACAGCCCGGTGATAAAGGAGGAGTACCTCTTCCACAACTGGCCGAAGCGCTTCGGCGTTGACAGCCTGGGGAGGGTAAAGGACGTAAAGGCCTTCTACGACTTCATAGCGAACGAGCTCTGGCCGTATCTCAGCTCCCTCGGCGGGAGCGACGAGCTGAACAAGATAGGGGAGATATTCTCCAACGTGACCCTTAAAGTCCACGACCCCCACAACCTGCTTGAGATATTCCAAAACATCGAGGACATAAGGACCGACGAGGAAGACACGCAGATAATGTCCCAGCTCTACGAGGAGACCCTGATGCTCATGGGCCGCGAAGGAGGGGCGGCCGGCGAGTACTACACCCCCAGGCCCATCGTCAGGTTCATGGTTAAGGTCGTCGATCCAAAAATTGGCGAGAGTGTCTTCGACCCATTCTGCGGTTCGGGTGGCTTTTTGGTTGAGGCCTACAACCATATGTACGAACAGGCCAAAACCGTTGAAGACCTCAGGAAGCTGGAGAAGGCCTTCCACGGCCAGGAACTCAAGGCCCAGCCCTATTTAATAGCCAACATGAACACGCTTTTGCACGGGGTCAATGCGAAGCTCGTGAAGACCGACACCTTCAGCGAGGACCTGCACAATCCGGGCGAGCTCTACGACGTAATACTCACGAACCCACCATTTGGGGGTAAAATAAAGGAATCCAACCTCCAAAACTTAATCGTTAGAACCCGCTCGACCGAGCTGGCGGCGCTCCAATACGTAATGAGAAAGGTGAAGCCCGGGGGCAGGGTGGGCATAGTCCTGCCGGACGGGGTTCTTTCCAACGTTACCAAGGCCTACGTGAGGGTTAGAAAAGACCTCCTTGAGAAGAACAACGTCTTCGCGATAGTCAGCCTCCCCCAGGGAGCCTTCGCCAACATCTCGCCCAAGGGCGGAACTGGGCCAAAAACCAGTTTGCTCTTCTTCGAGCGCGGAAAACCCACGAAGGAAATCTGGTACTACGAGCTCGTCCCGCCCAACGGAAAGAACTACACGAGGGCGAACCCGATTAGGGATGAAGACCTCAAAGACGCACTCGAAAAGTTCGAGGCGTGGAGGAAGTACCTCGAAACCGGCGACGAGGAGTGGAAGAAGAAAGCCCTCTCCGAGAACTCGTGGGTGGTGAGCATAGACGAGGTTAAGGAGAGGGACTACGATTTGAGCGCAAGGAACCCGAACAGGAGGCTAACGATAGAGTACCCAGCGCCCGAAGAGATTATAGCAAGCCTTGAGGAGAAAGAGAAGAGGATAAGCGAGCTTTTAAGGGAAATCAAATCCGTCCTCGGTGAGAAGCCATGA
- the hsdR gene encoding EcoAI/FtnUII family type I restriction enzme subunit R, with the protein MRGYSDYTEADTRSKLIDPKLHESGWDEDKIRREYVISVGRILNNDGSRTSPKRADYVLFYPNFQGHIIAVVEAKKASGDPYLGLEQAKGYAKALDAPFAYATNGLKIVEYDFFTKQTRELDEFPEPKELWEKYTKRKGLDEAIKRVKSNPLEVPFYIRDKKPRYYQEVAVRRAIEEILLGRKRLLLTMATGSGKTFVAFQIAWKLYKSGFLKKILFVVDRVYLRGQAYNAFEAFGNARWELKGDNINFAKDVYFATYQTLYSEKNGKRVYQHFDPDYFDLVIIDECHRSGWKRWHDILKYFGNAIHLGLTATPKRSDNVDVYRYFGEPVYEYTLAQGIEDGYLAPPEEIIRVYTNVDKKGRITFKELKSAGVQLEIPEGAELKEYYTSEEFEKTIILLDRTRAIVEWIAKFLEDTDPFAKTVIFCPTQRHAREVAALLNNYFNPKFRVDNYAYPIISDDPEAHRVLKNSFANAEEMFPAVATTVDVLSTGIDVPPIRNIIFLKHVGSKVEFHQIIGRASRLYDRTRKFTFRIIDFTGATRLFDSWDVPKFKPDRDRPTDWYLNMLIVDDETLKPVKGADVVVHVKPGKPVHVVADDDGRIFLSNVPREAVLVDIRASGYRPKKTYVSTFPRPDNQATVTLRKLKPENKAPITVRGINVYIQEENKIKIEIRGNRVLEAEYVKYTKEQVRRRIASLADLKKIWLDRKARLRFKEDLKKAGIDLKLLSLIEKVPEADEFDLLANLLFDAPIVSRDERAHLFLELKREFMNKFGEKGREIILDLIDHYRLYGLSEIEDPRVFELPEFKAYGGLKGIARIFGGGKGLRKVLEEIEKGLYADLMEG; encoded by the coding sequence ATGCGGGGGTATTCAGATTACACTGAAGCCGACACCAGAAGTAAGCTGATTGACCCAAAGCTCCACGAGAGCGGATGGGATGAAGATAAAATCAGGCGAGAGTACGTTATCTCTGTGGGCAGAATCCTCAACAATGACGGAAGCAGGACGTCTCCCAAGAGGGCAGACTACGTTCTATTCTACCCGAACTTCCAGGGACATATAATAGCCGTTGTGGAGGCAAAAAAGGCAAGTGGGGATCCATACTTAGGGCTGGAGCAGGCGAAAGGGTATGCAAAAGCCCTCGATGCCCCTTTCGCATACGCCACCAATGGGCTGAAGATAGTTGAGTATGACTTCTTCACAAAGCAGACCAGAGAACTGGATGAGTTCCCTGAACCGAAAGAACTATGGGAGAAATACACAAAGAGAAAAGGCCTCGACGAGGCAATAAAACGGGTGAAATCAAACCCCCTCGAAGTCCCGTTCTATATTCGCGACAAAAAGCCCCGCTATTATCAGGAAGTCGCCGTTAGGCGTGCAATCGAAGAGATACTCCTCGGGAGAAAGCGTCTGCTCCTGACCATGGCGACTGGGAGTGGAAAGACGTTCGTCGCGTTTCAGATAGCGTGGAAGCTCTACAAGAGCGGCTTTTTGAAGAAGATACTCTTTGTGGTAGATAGGGTCTACCTGAGAGGGCAGGCGTACAACGCATTTGAGGCATTTGGAAACGCTCGCTGGGAGCTCAAGGGGGACAACATAAACTTTGCCAAGGATGTTTATTTCGCCACTTATCAGACCCTGTACTCTGAGAAAAACGGTAAGAGGGTCTACCAGCATTTTGATCCAGACTACTTCGACCTCGTCATAATAGACGAGTGCCACCGCTCCGGATGGAAACGGTGGCACGACATCCTGAAGTACTTTGGGAATGCCATACACCTCGGCTTGACGGCAACGCCCAAGAGGAGCGATAACGTGGACGTTTATCGCTACTTTGGAGAGCCAGTCTATGAATACACGCTCGCCCAGGGGATAGAAGACGGCTATCTTGCCCCGCCCGAGGAAATCATAAGAGTGTACACCAATGTGGACAAGAAGGGCAGAATAACCTTCAAAGAGCTCAAGAGCGCAGGCGTTCAGCTTGAGATACCCGAAGGAGCCGAGCTAAAGGAATATTATACATCGGAGGAGTTCGAAAAAACCATAATCCTGCTGGACAGGACGAGGGCGATAGTTGAATGGATAGCGAAGTTCCTTGAGGACACAGACCCATTCGCCAAAACCGTTATTTTCTGCCCAACTCAGAGGCACGCGAGAGAAGTTGCGGCACTTCTCAACAACTATTTCAACCCAAAGTTCCGCGTTGACAACTACGCCTATCCGATAATCTCGGACGACCCTGAAGCCCACAGGGTCTTGAAGAACAGCTTTGCAAACGCGGAGGAGATGTTTCCAGCTGTGGCAACGACCGTTGACGTGTTGAGCACGGGGATAGACGTTCCGCCGATAAGAAACATAATCTTCCTGAAGCATGTGGGCTCAAAGGTCGAGTTCCATCAGATAATCGGAAGAGCCTCAAGGCTGTACGACAGAACCCGAAAGTTCACCTTTAGGATAATAGACTTTACAGGAGCAACGAGGCTGTTCGACAGCTGGGACGTTCCGAAGTTCAAACCGGATAGAGACCGGCCGACGGACTGGTATCTTAACATGCTCATAGTTGATGATGAAACCCTAAAACCCGTGAAGGGTGCCGACGTTGTGGTTCACGTTAAGCCCGGGAAGCCCGTTCATGTGGTCGCGGACGACGATGGGAGGATTTTTCTGAGCAACGTTCCGAGGGAGGCGGTACTCGTCGACATAAGGGCGAGCGGGTACAGGCCAAAGAAAACCTACGTCTCGACATTTCCAAGACCGGATAACCAAGCCACGGTAACGCTCAGGAAGCTGAAGCCGGAAAACAAGGCACCGATAACGGTTAGGGGTATCAACGTCTACATCCAGGAGGAGAACAAGATAAAGATAGAAATCAGAGGCAACAGGGTTCTTGAGGCGGAGTACGTGAAGTACACCAAAGAGCAGGTAAGGAGAAGAATAGCCAGCCTGGCCGACCTCAAGAAGATCTGGCTGGACAGAAAAGCGAGGCTCAGATTTAAGGAAGACCTGAAAAAAGCGGGCATAGACCTCAAGTTGCTCTCGCTCATCGAGAAGGTTCCAGAGGCGGATGAGTTCGACCTGCTGGCGAACCTCCTCTTCGACGCTCCCATAGTTTCGAGGGACGAGAGGGCGCACCTGTTCCTTGAGCTGAAGAGGGAGTTCATGAACAAGTTCGGTGAGAAGGGCAGGGAAATAATACTCGACCTCATAGACCACTACCGCCTCTACGGCCTGAGCGAGATTGAAGACCCAAGGGTTTTTGAACTTCCAGAGTTCAAGGCCTACGGCGGGCTGAAGGGCATAGCCAGAATCTTTGGCGGAGGGAAAGGTCTCCGCAAAGTTCTGGAAGAGATTGAAAAGGGCCTGTACGCTGATTTAATGGAGGGATGA
- the cobO gene encoding cob(I)yrinic acid a,c-diamide adenosyltransferase encodes MAWKDKLGLVHIYTGNGKGKTTAAFGLAVRMLGSGGKVIILQFMKAPNVYGEQKKIAECGAVIESFGLPKFVHGKPEPDDIEAAKKALERAKEVVSSGEWDLVVLDEICVALGFGMLDVKEVEELIRNRAPHTELVLTGRYCPEELFKLADYVTEMREIKHPYQRGILARRGVEF; translated from the coding sequence ATGGCATGGAAAGACAAGCTCGGCTTGGTGCACATCTACACCGGCAACGGAAAGGGGAAGACGACGGCCGCCTTTGGTCTGGCCGTCAGGATGCTCGGCTCGGGAGGAAAGGTCATCATCCTCCAGTTCATGAAGGCTCCCAATGTGTACGGCGAGCAGAAGAAGATAGCTGAGTGCGGCGCGGTCATAGAGTCCTTCGGTTTACCTAAGTTCGTCCACGGGAAACCTGAACCGGACGACATAGAGGCGGCGAAGAAGGCCCTGGAGCGCGCGAAGGAGGTCGTCTCAAGCGGCGAATGGGATTTAGTAGTTCTCGACGAAATCTGCGTCGCCCTCGGTTTCGGAATGCTCGACGTCAAGGAGGTTGAGGAGCTCATCAGGAACAGAGCGCCCCACACCGAACTGGTCTTAACCGGCCGCTACTGCCCAGAGGAGCTGTTCAAATTAGCGGACTACGTCACCGAGATGAGGGAGATAAAGCACCCCTACCAGAGGGGTATCCTCGCCAGGAGGGGCGTGGAGTTCTGA
- a CDS encoding UPF0147 family protein produces the protein MSELIGQIVQVLKEQVVQDTVVPRNIRRAAEQAIEALLDESKEPAVRAADAIAILEEISEDPNMPMHTRTIIWEVLGALEQVK, from the coding sequence ATGAGCGAGCTCATCGGCCAGATCGTGCAGGTTCTCAAGGAGCAGGTCGTCCAGGACACCGTTGTCCCCAGGAACATAAGGCGCGCCGCCGAGCAGGCCATAGAGGCCCTCCTCGACGAGAGCAAGGAGCCGGCCGTCAGGGCCGCCGATGCGATAGCCATCCTTGAGGAGATAAGCGAGGACCCGAACATGCCGATGCACACGAGGACGATCATCTGGGAGGTCCTCGGTGCCCTTGAGCAGGTCAAGTGA
- a CDS encoding aldolase produces the protein MSRTIKTQLVKYSRLAHERGLTAAFGGNLSIRKGNLVFIKATGAVMDDMTREQVAVIDMNGRQISGVRPSSEYRLHLAVYRSRPDVKAIAHLHPPYAIAATSLIDWELPIMTPEAEIYLKRIPIAPFRPAGTQELADVVADAILQSDAVIMERHGIVTVGRTLREAFYKAELVEESAKLWHLGRK, from the coding sequence ATGAGCAGGACAATCAAAACCCAGCTTGTTAAATACTCCAGACTGGCCCACGAGAGGGGACTTACCGCCGCCTTTGGCGGAAACCTGAGCATCAGGAAGGGAAACCTCGTCTTCATCAAGGCCACGGGGGCTGTGATGGACGACATGACTCGGGAGCAGGTGGCCGTTATAGACATGAACGGGAGACAGATTTCGGGCGTCAGGCCTTCCTCCGAGTACAGGCTTCACCTGGCCGTGTACAGGAGCCGGCCGGACGTCAAAGCCATAGCGCACCTCCATCCCCCCTATGCAATAGCCGCAACATCCCTAATCGACTGGGAGCTGCCGATAATGACCCCCGAAGCGGAGATATACCTGAAGAGAATCCCGATAGCCCCGTTCCGACCTGCAGGAACCCAGGAGCTGGCCGATGTCGTGGCGGATGCCATACTCCAGTCGGACGCTGTAATAATGGAGCGGCACGGCATAGTGACCGTCGGAAGAACCTTGCGGGAGGCGTTCTACAAGGCCGAACTGGTGGAGGAGAGCGCGAAGCTCTGGCATCTGGGCAGAAAATAG
- a CDS encoding type II toxin-antitoxin system HicA family toxin: MSKLPVVSGEKLIKLLKRLGYTVVRQRGSHVRLEKRTPLGTHKITIPYHDEIAKGTLKDILNKVSLWNGIPREELIEILKKL, translated from the coding sequence TTGAGCAAACTGCCAGTAGTTAGCGGCGAGAAGTTGATAAAACTCCTCAAAAGGCTTGGATACACCGTTGTAAGACAGCGCGGAAGCCACGTCAGACTTGAGAAAAGAACCCCGCTGGGAACGCATAAGATAACGATTCCGTATCATGACGAGATAGCCAAAGGAACCCTCAAAGACATCCTTAACAAAGTATCCCTCTGGAACGGGATTCCCCGTGAGGAATTGATTGAGATTCTCAAAAAGCTTTGA
- a CDS encoding type II toxin-antitoxin system HicB family antitoxin — protein sequence MIVKFDVYFDGEYWCARGINEDIFTQGKTLDELMENLQEAVELHFEEEIERGEKIIVMTLSEFEVSRVEQTASS from the coding sequence ATGATAGTAAAGTTTGACGTGTATTTCGATGGGGAGTACTGGTGTGCCAGAGGAATTAACGAGGACATTTTCACTCAGGGAAAAACCCTAGATGAGTTGATGGAAAACCTCCAGGAGGCTGTGGAGCTTCATTTCGAGGAGGAGATCGAGAGAGGAGAGAAAATAATTGTCATGACGCTCTCGGAGTTTGAGGTGTCCAGAGTTGAGCAAACTGCCAGTAGTTAG
- a CDS encoding Tfx family DNA-binding protein: protein MPSKSFLTEQQIRILRLRARGLKQSEIAEMLGTSRANISILERRALEKVEKARNTLLIWEQINSKISVEVRKGEDIFTVPVKLFRKADELKIKVPYSTAEIIAFLVEHAPVEDRLAKRDFTLFLDARDRLRISECLLEEFDEVGKQ, encoded by the coding sequence ATGCCCTCGAAGAGCTTCCTCACCGAGCAGCAGATTAGGATACTCCGTCTGCGGGCCAGGGGCCTGAAGCAGAGCGAGATAGCCGAGATGCTGGGGACGAGCAGGGCCAACATAAGCATCCTTGAGAGACGGGCCCTTGAAAAGGTCGAGAAGGCCAGGAACACGCTCCTCATATGGGAGCAGATAAACTCGAAGATAAGCGTTGAGGTGCGGAAGGGGGAGGACATATTCACCGTGCCGGTGAAACTTTTCAGAAAGGCCGACGAGCTGAAGATCAAGGTCCCCTACAGCACGGCGGAGATAATAGCCTTTCTCGTGGAGCACGCGCCTGTCGAAGACAGGCTGGCAAAGAGAGACTTCACACTCTTCCTTGACGCCAGGGACAGGCTCAGGATAAGCGAGTGCCTACTTGAGGAGTTCGATGAGGTGGGGAAGCAGTAG
- a CDS encoding CidB/LrgB family autolysis modulator — translation MNPLGITLTLVVFYLFSELHSRRRAFYTNPVLLSIITIAVILRGFGIPYGSYMGSAVILKFLLGPAVVSLAVPVYKGRATIKAYAREIGLGIATGGTVAILSAFYIARLLGGSEEVLLSIAPKSVTTAIAIGISEKIGGIPALTAVLVILTGLLGNAFAPELLGLIRVRDRIARGLATGVSSHGLGTARIILEDELAGAVSGLAMALNGVFTSLLLPHLIELLK, via the coding sequence ATGAACCCGCTCGGGATAACGCTCACGCTGGTGGTTTTCTACCTGTTCTCGGAGCTCCACTCCAGAAGGAGAGCCTTCTACACGAACCCGGTTCTCCTGTCCATAATCACGATAGCGGTTATCCTCAGGGGGTTCGGAATCCCCTACGGGAGCTATATGGGCAGTGCGGTTATACTCAAGTTCCTGCTCGGGCCGGCGGTGGTGAGCCTGGCCGTCCCGGTCTACAAGGGCAGAGCAACAATAAAGGCCTACGCAAGGGAGATAGGGCTCGGAATAGCCACCGGCGGGACGGTCGCAATCCTGAGCGCGTTCTACATTGCCAGACTCCTTGGCGGGAGCGAGGAAGTCCTCCTCAGCATAGCCCCGAAGAGCGTTACCACCGCCATTGCGATCGGCATAAGCGAAAAGATAGGGGGCATTCCAGCCCTAACCGCGGTTCTCGTGATACTCACGGGGCTCCTCGGCAACGCCTTCGCCCCGGAGCTGCTCGGCCTCATCCGGGTCAGGGACAGAATAGCGAGGGGCCTCGCAACTGGCGTCAGCTCCCACGGCCTCGGAACCGCGAGGATAATACTGGAGGACGAGCTCGCCGGGGCTGTCAGCGGTCTGGCCATGGCCCTGAACGGTGTCTTCACGTCCCTACTGCTTCCCCACCTCATCGAACTCCTCAAGTAG
- a CDS encoding CidA/LrgA family protein, protein MKAYRGLAIIFGFYALGELVTYILNLTVPGSVMGMLFLLGSLLAGLIKLEWVEGEAELFVRNMSVMFVPPGVGIVAYLGLIRSQAVPIFVALVLSFLITLVVTAKTVEFLRRGEK, encoded by the coding sequence ATGAAGGCCTACCGCGGACTGGCGATAATATTCGGCTTCTACGCACTGGGCGAGTTGGTAACATACATCCTCAACCTGACGGTTCCCGGAAGCGTTATGGGGATGCTCTTTCTCCTGGGTTCTCTGCTCGCGGGCCTCATCAAACTGGAGTGGGTGGAGGGGGAGGCGGAGCTATTCGTCAGGAACATGAGCGTCATGTTCGTTCCTCCCGGCGTGGGGATAGTGGCCTATCTCGGCCTCATAAGGAGCCAGGCCGTTCCGATATTCGTCGCCCTGGTTCTGAGCTTTCTGATTACGCTCGTCGTAACGGCGAAGACCGTCGAGTTCCTCAGGAGGGGGGAGAAATGA
- a CDS encoding DUF2139 domain-containing protein codes for MLLRDYRFPPRYGPEWGSGGIFGLKYHNGTLYFTLAFEAEAHFIDVKSGEEKTYDFTLLGDAPTSGGDTYNAVETVDEFIYFGGWVHAPAVYREDRRILFHNKYSHVHVYDTEEGTVKLLWKDSIHHETDWAGEVSDILYDPYNDRLLLAREDGHANLGVYALDRRTGKAEALIHEPSLKGTLVHDAAFFGVGSNFTAGLREIRALDLITGKWEAFKPGDSVDGRPYIRPEYGPLASAYNRAFAFVRGGIIAGNPLMGEDFGFFRLFEFYTFYAPFRVNAINVGGGILTAYNAHHDVLYRPDGSLTWATTNTIAGPSVLLYIAPPMVKIVGTFGARVTGIEKVDGKLLIATNTTPNTGSTEATPFDTGSRDVVVLDEKIIQERPPAVSFSVPLSLPSMARKLGGGTFGGVPLDGYREPRMVLYLSNDNRLTVYEYDLSLPAGEAVAETFDVKAGKNILELDSFSGIVGFELEKEDMKGKVRIELR; via the coding sequence ATGCTCCTCAGGGACTATAGATTTCCCCCAAGGTACGGCCCGGAGTGGGGTAGCGGCGGCATATTCGGGCTGAAATACCACAATGGGACGCTTTACTTCACGCTGGCCTTCGAGGCCGAGGCGCACTTCATAGACGTGAAGAGCGGCGAGGAAAAGACCTACGACTTCACCCTTCTCGGCGATGCCCCGACGAGCGGTGGAGATACCTACAACGCGGTCGAGACCGTTGACGAGTTCATATACTTCGGCGGCTGGGTTCACGCCCCGGCCGTTTACAGAGAGGACCGAAGGATACTCTTCCACAACAAGTACTCCCACGTCCACGTCTACGACACCGAAGAGGGGACTGTAAAGCTCCTCTGGAAGGATTCCATCCACCACGAGACCGACTGGGCAGGGGAGGTAAGCGATATACTCTACGACCCCTACAACGACAGGCTCCTGCTCGCGAGGGAAGACGGGCACGCGAACCTCGGTGTCTATGCCCTCGATAGGAGAACCGGGAAGGCGGAAGCCCTGATTCACGAGCCCTCCCTCAAGGGGACCCTGGTTCACGATGCAGCCTTCTTTGGGGTCGGGAGCAACTTCACCGCAGGGCTGAGGGAGATAAGGGCCCTCGACCTGATAACCGGAAAATGGGAAGCGTTTAAACCCGGGGACAGCGTCGATGGAAGGCCTTACATAAGGCCGGAATACGGACCACTGGCGAGTGCCTACAACAGGGCCTTTGCCTTCGTCCGTGGGGGGATAATAGCAGGCAACCCCCTCATGGGTGAGGACTTCGGGTTCTTCCGTCTCTTCGAGTTCTACACCTTCTACGCCCCCTTCAGGGTGAACGCGATAAACGTCGGCGGTGGAATACTGACGGCCTACAACGCCCACCACGACGTCCTCTACCGGCCGGACGGGAGTCTGACGTGGGCGACGACCAACACGATAGCCGGGCCCAGCGTTCTCCTCTACATCGCACCGCCGATGGTAAAGATAGTGGGAACCTTCGGGGCGAGGGTTACGGGCATCGAAAAGGTGGACGGAAAGCTCCTTATTGCCACCAACACCACCCCGAACACGGGCTCAACCGAGGCGACGCCCTTTGACACGGGGAGCAGGGATGTGGTGGTTCTCGACGAGAAGATAATTCAGGAGAGGCCGCCGGCGGTGAGCTTCTCAGTGCCCCTGTCACTGCCTAGCATGGCGAGGAAGCTGGGCGGTGGGACCTTCGGAGGAGTCCCCCTCGACGGCTACCGCGAGCCCAGGATGGTTCTCTACCTGAGCAACGACAACAGGCTGACCGTCTACGAATACGACCTTTCGCTTCCAGCGGGGGAGGCCGTTGCGGAAACCTTCGATGTCAAGGCGGGCAAGAACATCCTTGAGCTGGACTCCTTCAGCGGAATCGTGGGCTTCGAGCTGGAGAAAGAGGACATGAAAGGAAAAGTAAGAATAGAGCTCCGCTGA
- a CDS encoding DUF3213 domain-containing protein, protein MSVSPDKMLTVLSFRFGNIDWEKATAKQYELLKDERIWRAFLNGYAKNGFVVFDEDALPREELLEKLKELEPEIIGEERIAVRELVESSYSWNNILGSMES, encoded by the coding sequence ATGAGCGTCAGCCCGGACAAGATGCTCACGGTGCTCAGCTTCAGGTTCGGGAACATAGACTGGGAGAAGGCCACTGCAAAGCAGTACGAGCTCCTGAAGGACGAAAGGATATGGAGGGCGTTCCTCAACGGCTACGCCAAAAACGGCTTCGTGGTATTCGATGAGGATGCACTACCCAGGGAGGAGCTTCTAGAGAAGCTGAAAGAGCTGGAACCGGAGATAATCGGAGAGGAGCGCATAGCCGTAAGGGAGCTCGTGGAATCCAGCTACTCCTGGAACAACATCCTGGGAAGCATGGAATCATAA